A single window of Macaca mulatta isolate MMU2019108-1 chromosome 9, T2T-MMU8v2.0, whole genome shotgun sequence DNA harbors:
- the NPM3 gene encoding nucleoplasmin-3 (The RefSeq protein has 1 substitution compared to this genomic sequence) codes for MAAGTAAALAFLSQESRTRAGGVGGLRVPAPVTMDSFFFGCELSGHTRSFTFKVEEEDDAEHVLALTMLCLTEGAKDECNVVEVVARNHDHQEIAVPVANLKLSCQPMLSLDDFQLQPPVTFRLKSGSGPVRITGRHQIVTMSNDVSEEESEEEEEDSDEEEAELCPILPAKKQGGRP; via the exons ATGGCCGCCGGCACAGCAGCTGCCTTAGCGTTTTTGAGTCAGGAGAGCCGAACGCGGGCCGGGGGTGTCGGGGGCCTGCGGGTCCCAGCCCCAGTCACTATGGACAGTTTTTTCTTCG GCTGTGAGCTCTCCGGCCACACCCGCTCCTTCACCTTTAAGGTAGAGGAAGAGGATGATGCGGAGCACGTGCTGGCACTAACCATG CTCTGCCTCACCGAGGGAGCCAAAGACGAGTGTAATGTGGTAGAAGTTGTGGCCCGGAACCATGACCATCAGGAGATCGCAGTCCCTGTGGCCAACCTCAAGCTGTCCTGCCAACCCATG CTCAGTCTGGACGACTTCCAGCTCCAACCACCTGTAACCTTCCGCCTGAAGTCGGGCTCTGGCCCTGTGCGGATCACTGGGCGGCACCAGATTG TTACGATGAGCAATGATGTTTCTGAGGAGGAGAgcgaggaagaagaagaagacagtgAGGAGGAAGAAGCTGAGCTGTGCCCCATCCTTCCTGCCAAAAAGCAGGGGGGCAGGCCCTAG
- the FGF8 gene encoding fibroblast growth factor 8 isoform X4, whose product MGSPRSALSCLLLHLLVLCLQAQHVREQSLVTDQLSRRLIRTYQLYSRTSGKHVQVLANKRINAMAEDGDPFAKLIVETDTFGSRVRVRGAETGLYICMNKKGKLIAKSNGKGKDCVFTEIVLENNYTALQNAKYEGWYMAFTRKGRPRKGSKTRQHQREVHFMKRLPRGHHTTEQSLRFEFLNYPPFTRSLRGSQRTWAPEPR is encoded by the exons ATGGGCAGCCCCCGCTCCGCGCTGAGCTGCCT GCTGTTGCACTTGCTGGTCCTCTGCCTCCAAGCCCAG CATGTGAGGGAGCAGAGCCTGGTGACGGATCAGCTCAGCCGCCGCCTCATCCGGACCTACCAGCTCTACAGCCGCACCAGCGGGAAGCACGTGCAGGTCCTGGCCAACAAGCGCATCAACGCCATGGCAGAGGACGGCGACCCCTTCG CAAAGCTCATCGTGGAGACGGACACCTTTGGAAGCAGAGTTCGAGTCCGAGGAGCCGAGACGGGCCTCTACATCTGCATGAACAAGAAGGGGAAGCTGATCGCCAAG AGCAACGGCAAAGGCAAGGACTGCGTCTTCACAGAGATTGTGCTGGAGAATAACTACACAGCGCTGCAGAATGCCAAGTACGAGGGATGGTACATGGCCTTCACTCGCAAGGGCCGGCCCCGCAAGGGCTCCAAGACGCGGCAGCACCAGCGCGAGGTCCACTTCATGAAGCGGCTGCCCCGGGGCCACCACACCACCGAGCAGAGCCTGCGCTTCGAGTTCCTCAACTACCCGCCCTTCACGCGCAGCCTGCGCGGCAGCCAGAGGACTTGGGCCCCTGAGCCCCGATAG
- the FGF8 gene encoding fibroblast growth factor 8 isoform X1: protein MGSPRSALSCLLLHLLVLCLQAQEGPGGGPALGRELASLFRAGREPQGVSQQVTVQSSPNFTQHVREQSLVTDQLSRRLIRTYQLYSRTSGKHVQVLANKRINAMAEDGDPFAKLIVETDTFGSRVRVRGAETGLYICMNKKGKLIAKSNGKGKDCVFTEIVLENNYTALQNAKYEGWYMAFTRKGRPRKGSKTRQHQREVHFMKRLPRGHHTTEQSLRFEFLNYPPFTRSLRGSQRTWAPEPR, encoded by the exons ATGGGCAGCCCCCGCTCCGCGCTGAGCTGCCT GCTGTTGCACTTGCTGGTCCTCTGCCTCCAAGCCCAG GAAGGCCCGGGCGGGGGCCCTGCGCTGGGCAGGGAGCTCGCTTCCCTGTTCCGGGCTGGCCGGGAGCCCCAGGGTGTCTCCCAACAG GTAACTGTTCAGTCCTCACCTAATTTTACACAGCATGTGAGGGAGCAGAGCCTGGTGACGGATCAGCTCAGCCGCCGCCTCATCCGGACCTACCAGCTCTACAGCCGCACCAGCGGGAAGCACGTGCAGGTCCTGGCCAACAAGCGCATCAACGCCATGGCAGAGGACGGCGACCCCTTCG CAAAGCTCATCGTGGAGACGGACACCTTTGGAAGCAGAGTTCGAGTCCGAGGAGCCGAGACGGGCCTCTACATCTGCATGAACAAGAAGGGGAAGCTGATCGCCAAG AGCAACGGCAAAGGCAAGGACTGCGTCTTCACAGAGATTGTGCTGGAGAATAACTACACAGCGCTGCAGAATGCCAAGTACGAGGGATGGTACATGGCCTTCACTCGCAAGGGCCGGCCCCGCAAGGGCTCCAAGACGCGGCAGCACCAGCGCGAGGTCCACTTCATGAAGCGGCTGCCCCGGGGCCACCACACCACCGAGCAGAGCCTGCGCTTCGAGTTCCTCAACTACCCGCCCTTCACGCGCAGCCTGCGCGGCAGCCAGAGGACTTGGGCCCCTGAGCCCCGATAG
- the FGF8 gene encoding fibroblast growth factor 8 isoform X2, translating to MGSPRSALSCLLLHLLVLCLQAQEGPGGGPALGRELASLFRAGREPQGVSQQHVREQSLVTDQLSRRLIRTYQLYSRTSGKHVQVLANKRINAMAEDGDPFAKLIVETDTFGSRVRVRGAETGLYICMNKKGKLIAKSNGKGKDCVFTEIVLENNYTALQNAKYEGWYMAFTRKGRPRKGSKTRQHQREVHFMKRLPRGHHTTEQSLRFEFLNYPPFTRSLRGSQRTWAPEPR from the exons ATGGGCAGCCCCCGCTCCGCGCTGAGCTGCCT GCTGTTGCACTTGCTGGTCCTCTGCCTCCAAGCCCAG GAAGGCCCGGGCGGGGGCCCTGCGCTGGGCAGGGAGCTCGCTTCCCTGTTCCGGGCTGGCCGGGAGCCCCAGGGTGTCTCCCAACAG CATGTGAGGGAGCAGAGCCTGGTGACGGATCAGCTCAGCCGCCGCCTCATCCGGACCTACCAGCTCTACAGCCGCACCAGCGGGAAGCACGTGCAGGTCCTGGCCAACAAGCGCATCAACGCCATGGCAGAGGACGGCGACCCCTTCG CAAAGCTCATCGTGGAGACGGACACCTTTGGAAGCAGAGTTCGAGTCCGAGGAGCCGAGACGGGCCTCTACATCTGCATGAACAAGAAGGGGAAGCTGATCGCCAAG AGCAACGGCAAAGGCAAGGACTGCGTCTTCACAGAGATTGTGCTGGAGAATAACTACACAGCGCTGCAGAATGCCAAGTACGAGGGATGGTACATGGCCTTCACTCGCAAGGGCCGGCCCCGCAAGGGCTCCAAGACGCGGCAGCACCAGCGCGAGGTCCACTTCATGAAGCGGCTGCCCCGGGGCCACCACACCACCGAGCAGAGCCTGCGCTTCGAGTTCCTCAACTACCCGCCCTTCACGCGCAGCCTGCGCGGCAGCCAGAGGACTTGGGCCCCTGAGCCCCGATAG
- the FGF8 gene encoding fibroblast growth factor 8 isoform X5, whose product MAEDGDPFAKLIVETDTFGSRVRVRGAETGLYICMNKKGKLIAKSNGKGKDCVFTEIVLENNYTALQNAKYEGWYMAFTRKGRPRKGSKTRQHQREVHFMKRLPRGHHTTEQSLRFEFLNYPPFTRSLRGSQRTWAPEPR is encoded by the exons ATGGCAGAGGACGGCGACCCCTTCG CAAAGCTCATCGTGGAGACGGACACCTTTGGAAGCAGAGTTCGAGTCCGAGGAGCCGAGACGGGCCTCTACATCTGCATGAACAAGAAGGGGAAGCTGATCGCCAAG AGCAACGGCAAAGGCAAGGACTGCGTCTTCACAGAGATTGTGCTGGAGAATAACTACACAGCGCTGCAGAATGCCAAGTACGAGGGATGGTACATGGCCTTCACTCGCAAGGGCCGGCCCCGCAAGGGCTCCAAGACGCGGCAGCACCAGCGCGAGGTCCACTTCATGAAGCGGCTGCCCCGGGGCCACCACACCACCGAGCAGAGCCTGCGCTTCGAGTTCCTCAACTACCCGCCCTTCACGCGCAGCCTGCGCGGCAGCCAGAGGACTTGGGCCCCTGAGCCCCGATAG
- the FGF8 gene encoding fibroblast growth factor 8 isoform X3 yields the protein MGSPRSALSCLLLHLLVLCLQAQVTVQSSPNFTQHVREQSLVTDQLSRRLIRTYQLYSRTSGKHVQVLANKRINAMAEDGDPFAKLIVETDTFGSRVRVRGAETGLYICMNKKGKLIAKSNGKGKDCVFTEIVLENNYTALQNAKYEGWYMAFTRKGRPRKGSKTRQHQREVHFMKRLPRGHHTTEQSLRFEFLNYPPFTRSLRGSQRTWAPEPR from the exons ATGGGCAGCCCCCGCTCCGCGCTGAGCTGCCT GCTGTTGCACTTGCTGGTCCTCTGCCTCCAAGCCCAG GTAACTGTTCAGTCCTCACCTAATTTTACACAGCATGTGAGGGAGCAGAGCCTGGTGACGGATCAGCTCAGCCGCCGCCTCATCCGGACCTACCAGCTCTACAGCCGCACCAGCGGGAAGCACGTGCAGGTCCTGGCCAACAAGCGCATCAACGCCATGGCAGAGGACGGCGACCCCTTCG CAAAGCTCATCGTGGAGACGGACACCTTTGGAAGCAGAGTTCGAGTCCGAGGAGCCGAGACGGGCCTCTACATCTGCATGAACAAGAAGGGGAAGCTGATCGCCAAG AGCAACGGCAAAGGCAAGGACTGCGTCTTCACAGAGATTGTGCTGGAGAATAACTACACAGCGCTGCAGAATGCCAAGTACGAGGGATGGTACATGGCCTTCACTCGCAAGGGCCGGCCCCGCAAGGGCTCCAAGACGCGGCAGCACCAGCGCGAGGTCCACTTCATGAAGCGGCTGCCCCGGGGCCACCACACCACCGAGCAGAGCCTGCGCTTCGAGTTCCTCAACTACCCGCCCTTCACGCGCAGCCTGCGCGGCAGCCAGAGGACTTGGGCCCCTGAGCCCCGATAG